A genomic stretch from Flavobacterium sp. KS-LB2 includes:
- a CDS encoding DUF6495 family protein gives MKYSRLTKEQFEELNQEFSTFLATQAIDKAEWDKIKSEKPEVAEQELDVFSDLIWEGVLSKATYLEHFSKNHIFLFHCFDTYVQSIVLKSLVPEVDFLTKDGLQWLSDNMFTDTIEMKVGKKEFTEERNASIFELIQQGSFLSDGLLYQQINTIIAS, from the coding sequence ATGAAATACTCAAGATTAACAAAAGAACAGTTTGAGGAATTGAATCAGGAATTCAGTACTTTTTTAGCAACTCAAGCGATTGATAAAGCAGAGTGGGATAAAATAAAATCCGAGAAACCAGAAGTTGCAGAACAAGAATTAGACGTTTTTTCTGATTTAATTTGGGAAGGTGTTCTTTCTAAAGCAACGTATTTAGAGCATTTTTCTAAAAATCATATTTTCCTTTTTCATTGTTTTGATACCTATGTACAATCTATTGTTCTGAAATCATTGGTTCCTGAAGTGGATTTTTTAACTAAAGATGGATTGCAATGGCTTAGCGATAATATGTTTACGGATACTATTGAAATGAAAGTAGGAAAAAAAGAGTTTACAGAGGAGCGTAATGCTTCTATTTTTGAATTAATACAACAAGGTTCGTTTTTGAGCGATGGCCTTTTATACCAGCAAATAAATACAATTATAGCATCGTAA
- the rplI gene encoding 50S ribosomal protein L9, producing MELILRQDVQNLGFKDDIVNVKNGYGRNFLIPQGHAHLATSSAKKVLAENLKQRAHKEAKVVADAKALAEALKAIEIKIFAKAGGEKLFGSITNIDIAESLAKGGQQIERKFITSGIVKRTGKYTASVRLHRDVIVELDYEIVAEK from the coding sequence ATGGAACTTATTTTAAGACAAGACGTTCAAAACTTAGGATTTAAAGATGATATCGTTAACGTGAAAAACGGTTACGGTCGTAATTTTTTAATTCCTCAAGGTCACGCTCATTTAGCAACTTCTTCTGCAAAGAAAGTATTAGCTGAAAACCTAAAACAAAGAGCACACAAAGAAGCTAAAGTTGTAGCGGATGCAAAAGCATTAGCTGAAGCTTTGAAAGCTATCGAAATTAAAATCTTTGCTAAAGCAGGTGGTGAAAAATTATTCGGTTCAATCACGAATATTGATATTGCTGAATCTTTGGCTAAAGGTGGTCAACAAATCGAAAGAAAATTCATTACAAGCGGAATTGTTAAGCGTACTGGTAAATATACTGCTAGTGTTCGTTTACACAGAGATGTTATCGTTGAATTAGATTACGAAATTGTTGCAGAAAAATAA
- a CDS encoding LytR/AlgR family response regulator transcription factor, whose protein sequence is MKLNCVVVDDSSIQRMIIAKLVNNHQNLHLIGDFSNAIEARSCMSIHNVDLIFLDIEMPVISGFDFLDGLKVKPQIIFITSKAEYAMKAFDYDATDYLQKPIAIDRFNASVKRAIDLHLLKKENKEEEGEHIFIKSNLKKLKIFTSKIKWIEAFGDYVRVVTEEDSNLVLSTMKSFENDLSKEKFVRVHKSYIINIDKVERFNSKFAEIGVTKIPLSRHKKEDLVKALAFS, encoded by the coding sequence ATGAAACTAAACTGTGTTGTAGTAGATGATAGTTCTATTCAGAGGATGATTATCGCAAAGTTAGTTAATAATCATCAAAATTTACACTTAATCGGTGATTTTTCTAATGCAATCGAAGCTCGAAGTTGTATGTCGATACACAATGTAGATCTTATCTTCTTGGATATCGAAATGCCAGTAATCAGCGGCTTTGATTTTTTGGATGGATTAAAAGTAAAACCTCAAATTATTTTCATAACCTCAAAAGCTGAGTACGCTATGAAAGCTTTTGATTATGATGCTACAGACTATCTTCAAAAACCAATTGCAATCGATAGATTCAACGCTTCGGTTAAAAGAGCTATTGATTTACACCTACTTAAAAAAGAAAACAAAGAAGAAGAAGGAGAACATATTTTCATTAAAAGTAATTTAAAAAAATTGAAAATATTCACTTCTAAAATAAAATGGATTGAAGCCTTTGGTGATTATGTTAGAGTAGTTACAGAAGAAGATAGTAATCTTGTACTTTCAACTATGAAATCTTTTGAAAATGACCTGTCAAAAGAAAAATTTGTACGCGTACACAAATCCTACATTATCAACATTGATAAAGTCGAACGTTTCAACAGTAAGTTTGCCGAAATTGGAGTGACAAAAATTCCTTTGAGCCGACACAAAAAAGAAGATTTAGTTAAAGCACTTGCCTTTTCATAG
- the ligA gene encoding NAD-dependent DNA ligase LigA has translation MDIQNTIQKLREELNLHNYNYYVLDKPIISDYEFDLKLKQLQDLESQYPEYFDENSPTQRVGGAITKNFQTIAHEHRMYSLDNSYSKEELIDWEKRIQKVLGDVPLEYTCELKYDGASISITYEKGKLKRAVTRGDGFQGDDVTNNIKTIKSIPLQLKGNFPDKFDVRGEIILPFAGFEKMNQDLIEIGELPYSNPRNTASGSLKLQDSAEVAKRPLDCLLYFLIGNNLPFKSQFEGLETARNWGFKAPKEAKLARNLNEVFEFIAYWDIHRHNLPYETDGVVVKVNSFDYQDELGFTAKSPRWAIAYKFKSEQVATRLNSISYQVGRTGSITPVANLEPVQLAGTIVKRASLHNADQIEKLDIRVGDTVFVEKGGEIIPKIIAVDLSKRPENTEPTKYITQCPECNTALVRTEGEANHYCPNFYGCPPQIIGRIQHYISRKAMDIEGLGGETVALLFNNGLVHNYADLYELTVDQILPLERMAQKSAENLVKGVENSKNIPFERVLFAIGIRFVGETVAKKLAKHYKNIDALSQATVMDLILVDEIGERIAQSVIDFFENQENRLIIERLKRFGIQFEIVEKINPNATDKLSGKIFVVSGVFEKFSRDDLKKAIEDNGGKVGSSISAKTDYVVAGDNMGPAKLDKASKLNIPIISEDDFMNLINNANAATD, from the coding sequence ATGGATATTCAAAATACGATTCAAAAATTAAGGGAAGAACTAAATTTACACAATTATAATTACTATGTGTTAGATAAACCTATAATTTCTGATTATGAATTTGATTTAAAATTAAAGCAACTTCAAGACCTTGAAAGTCAATATCCAGAATACTTTGACGAAAACTCTCCTACACAAAGAGTTGGTGGGGCAATTACTAAAAATTTTCAAACGATTGCTCACGAACACCGAATGTATTCTCTTGATAATTCATATTCTAAGGAAGAACTTATCGATTGGGAAAAACGCATTCAAAAAGTTCTAGGCGATGTGCCTTTAGAATATACTTGTGAACTTAAATATGACGGGGCGTCAATTAGTATTACTTATGAGAAAGGAAAACTAAAACGTGCTGTTACTCGTGGGGACGGATTTCAAGGTGATGATGTGACGAACAATATTAAAACCATAAAATCTATTCCATTACAATTAAAAGGAAATTTTCCTGATAAATTTGATGTTCGTGGTGAGATTATTTTGCCTTTTGCAGGTTTCGAAAAAATGAATCAAGATTTGATTGAAATAGGAGAATTACCGTATTCAAACCCTAGAAATACAGCTTCTGGAAGTTTGAAATTACAGGATAGTGCCGAAGTAGCAAAAAGACCTTTAGATTGTTTGTTGTATTTTTTAATTGGAAATAATCTTCCTTTTAAGTCACAATTTGAAGGTTTGGAAACGGCAAGAAATTGGGGATTTAAGGCTCCAAAAGAAGCAAAACTAGCTCGAAATTTAAATGAGGTTTTTGAGTTTATTGCCTATTGGGATATTCACAGACATAACCTTCCGTATGAAACAGATGGTGTGGTAGTGAAAGTAAATTCCTTTGATTATCAAGACGAATTAGGTTTTACTGCGAAATCACCGCGTTGGGCAATAGCGTATAAATTTAAATCAGAGCAAGTTGCTACACGATTAAATTCTATATCGTACCAAGTAGGACGAACAGGTTCTATAACTCCTGTGGCCAACTTAGAACCAGTGCAATTAGCGGGAACTATTGTGAAACGTGCTTCTTTACATAATGCAGATCAAATTGAGAAATTGGATATTCGTGTAGGAGATACTGTTTTTGTAGAAAAAGGAGGCGAGATAATCCCTAAGATTATTGCTGTTGATTTGAGTAAGCGTCCAGAAAATACAGAACCTACAAAATACATCACACAGTGTCCTGAATGCAATACAGCTTTGGTTAGAACAGAAGGTGAAGCCAATCACTATTGTCCTAATTTTTATGGTTGTCCACCGCAGATTATTGGGAGGATTCAGCATTATATTTCTCGAAAAGCGATGGATATTGAAGGTTTGGGAGGCGAAACTGTTGCTTTGCTTTTCAATAATGGATTGGTTCATAATTATGCCGATTTATATGAACTGACTGTAGATCAAATTCTTCCTTTGGAACGAATGGCTCAAAAATCTGCTGAAAACTTGGTGAAAGGTGTTGAGAATTCAAAAAACATTCCTTTTGAGCGCGTTTTGTTCGCTATTGGAATTAGATTTGTCGGTGAAACGGTTGCTAAAAAATTAGCCAAACATTATAAAAATATTGATGCATTGAGTCAGGCGACAGTAATGGATTTGATTTTGGTGGACGAAATTGGAGAGCGAATTGCGCAAAGTGTTATTGACTTTTTTGAAAATCAAGAAAATAGACTTATAATTGAAAGATTAAAAAGGTTTGGTATTCAGTTTGAAATTGTTGAAAAGATAAATCCAAACGCTACGGATAAACTTTCTGGAAAAATATTTGTTGTTTCAGGAGTCTTTGAGAAATTTTCCAGAGATGATTTAAAAAAGGCAATCGAAGATAATGGTGGTAAAGTGGGAAGCTCTATTTCGGCAAAAACGGATTATGTTGTTGCTGGAGATAATATGGGACCTGCAAAATTAGATAAAGCAAGCAAGTTGAACATACCAATAATCTCTGAAGATGATTTTATGAATCTAATTAATAACGCTAATGCAGCTACCGACTAA
- the rpsF gene encoding 30S ribosomal protein S6 — protein sequence MNHYETVFILNPVLSEVQVKETVSKFEDFLTSRGAEMVSKEDWGLKKMAYEIQNKKSGFYHLFEFKVSGEVLIAFETEFRRDERVMRFLTVSLDKHAISWAERRRTKLKSTKA from the coding sequence ATGAATCATTATGAAACTGTTTTCATTTTAAATCCCGTTTTATCTGAAGTTCAGGTAAAGGAAACAGTAAGCAAATTTGAAGATTTTCTTACTAGTAGAGGAGCAGAAATGGTATCTAAAGAAGACTGGGGTCTTAAAAAGATGGCTTACGAAATCCAAAACAAAAAATCTGGTTTTTACCACTTGTTCGAATTTAAAGTATCAGGAGAAGTTCTTATTGCTTTTGAAACTGAATTTAGACGTGACGAAAGAGTAATGCGTTTCTTGACTGTAAGTCTTGATAAACATGCTATTTCTTGGGCTGAAAGAAGAAGAACTAAATTAAAATCTACAAAAGCTTAA
- the rpsR gene encoding 30S ribosomal protein S18, with protein sequence MATLQQSASGKKDGDIRYLTPLNIETNKQKKYCRFKKSGIKYIDYKDADFLLKFVNEQGKILPRRLTGTSLKYQRKVSVAVKRARHLALMPYVADLLK encoded by the coding sequence ATGGCAACATTACAACAATCGGCTTCAGGAAAAAAAGACGGAGATATCAGATATCTTACGCCTTTGAACATAGAAACTAACAAACAGAAGAAATACTGTCGTTTCAAAAAATCAGGTATCAAATATATTGACTATAAAGATGCTGATTTCTTGTTGAAATTCGTTAATGAGCAAGGAAAAATACTTCCTCGTCGTTTAACTGGTACTTCATTGAAATACCAAAGAAAAGTGTCAGTAGCTGTGAAAAGAGCACGTCACTTAGCTTTAATGCCGTATGTGGCAGATTTACTAAAATAA
- a CDS encoding TonB-dependent receptor, which produces MKKIITVLLIFCSFYSVIGQTTTSSIKGIVKSVTGETLPGATIQAIHTPTGSKYSALSNEDGRFNMLNMRIGGPYKVTVSFVGYESFETNEVYLELGKALILDASLSDQSQELTEVKVTGSKNKVFGSGRTGAETTIGRKELTALPTISRSADDFTRLEPSASGGSFGGRNDQYNSYSLNGAVFNNPFGLDAATPGGQTGSQPISLDAIEQIQVATAPYDVTLSGFTGASVNAVTKSGTNEFHGTAYAFFRNQDLTGGKINGEKIFVPSLEQTQAGFSIGGPIVKDKLFFFANYEIDKRSDLGSNFVANNGDGVTGVNESRVLETDLIAVSSALSNLGYNTGAYQGFKHNSDSNKGIIKLDWNINDNNKLAVIYNFLDASKDKPAHPSALGFRGPDANTLQFEKSGYQINNKLDSFLVELNSKVSETVSNKLQAGYTHFNDFRNPFSTPAPVINIQSNGSNYIIAGHEPFSINNTLDQKVLQITNNLSYTVGKHAFTFGVSFEKYKFENSFNLAGYDNFGNPNGYAGTFFSPYFSVQDFLIDAAKPFATSIIAQNLKYAQDTFDAKNSFGVGKDNGWKLAELNVGQVALYAQDDWNITENFKLALGLRIDKPLYFDTSDLIQKYIDTQNGSTRNNNVLYFNPKTGANEQLISTTLPTDKLLWSPRLGFNWDVSGDKTTQVRGGSGIFTGKLPFVWLGNQVSGADDGFFQIMDKNFKWPQVWRSSLGLDHRFKNNYIGTFDIAYNKDINGVHVQNWGLRTPSGTLAGTDDRAIYNAADKGANNAYVMTNSNKGYVLNTSVKLQKTFDNGLYGSVAYNYLVAKDVNSIEAEITGDAFAFNPALGNVNNAVLSNSKYGDTHRFIGVASKKWKYGANDKWATTVSTFFEYAQGGRFNYIYGGDINNDGSGTNDLIYVPTTAEINTMAFTGVGQGAAFDAFISQDKYLSERRGQYAERYGALAPWRGKWDMKLIQDYNFKPSSSSNKTNTIQFSVDVLNVGNLLNSDWGLVQVPTSIQPIGVSVDQTTKVPTYTFNGTQTKTFNYDASLLSRWQAQFGIRYIF; this is translated from the coding sequence ATGAAAAAAATCATTACAGTACTACTTATTTTTTGTAGTTTTTACTCTGTCATTGGGCAGACAACTACTTCAAGTATTAAAGGGATTGTGAAAAGTGTAACAGGCGAAACGCTTCCTGGTGCTACAATTCAAGCAATTCATACTCCAACAGGTTCTAAGTATTCAGCTCTTTCTAATGAGGATGGAAGGTTCAATATGCTAAACATGCGTATTGGTGGGCCATACAAAGTGACGGTATCTTTTGTTGGATATGAGTCCTTTGAAACTAATGAAGTTTATCTTGAGTTAGGAAAAGCACTTATTCTTGATGCTTCATTGAGTGATCAAAGCCAAGAGCTAACTGAAGTAAAAGTTACGGGTTCAAAAAATAAAGTTTTTGGTAGCGGCAGAACGGGAGCAGAAACGACAATTGGTCGAAAAGAATTAACGGCCTTACCAACAATTTCTAGATCTGCAGATGACTTTACTCGTTTAGAGCCTTCTGCTAGTGGTGGTTCTTTTGGTGGTCGAAACGATCAATATAATAGCTACTCTTTAAATGGTGCAGTTTTTAATAATCCATTCGGATTAGATGCAGCAACTCCAGGTGGTCAAACGGGTTCTCAGCCAATTTCATTAGATGCTATTGAGCAAATTCAAGTGGCAACGGCACCTTATGATGTAACATTGTCAGGTTTTACAGGAGCTTCAGTTAATGCAGTTACGAAATCTGGAACAAATGAATTTCATGGTACAGCGTATGCTTTTTTTAGAAACCAAGATTTGACAGGTGGTAAAATTAATGGTGAAAAAATATTTGTTCCTTCTTTAGAACAAACACAAGCGGGATTTAGTATTGGAGGACCAATTGTTAAAGACAAGTTGTTCTTTTTTGCCAATTATGAAATAGACAAGAGAAGTGATCTAGGTTCTAATTTTGTTGCTAATAATGGTGATGGCGTTACCGGTGTTAATGAATCCAGAGTTTTAGAGACTGATTTAATTGCAGTTTCTTCTGCTTTAAGTAATCTAGGATATAATACTGGAGCTTACCAAGGTTTTAAGCACAACTCTGATTCTAACAAAGGAATTATTAAGTTGGATTGGAATATTAATGACAACAACAAATTAGCTGTAATTTATAACTTTTTGGATGCATCCAAAGATAAGCCTGCACATCCATCTGCTTTAGGTTTTAGAGGACCAGATGCAAATACATTGCAATTTGAAAAGTCAGGATATCAGATTAATAATAAATTAGATTCATTTTTAGTTGAATTAAACTCAAAAGTAAGCGAAACGGTTTCGAATAAATTGCAAGCTGGTTACACTCATTTTAATGATTTTAGAAATCCGTTCTCGACTCCAGCTCCGGTAATCAATATTCAAAGTAATGGTTCTAATTACATAATTGCAGGACATGAGCCGTTTTCTATAAATAATACCTTAGATCAAAAAGTATTGCAAATTACTAATAACTTAAGTTATACAGTAGGTAAGCATGCTTTTACTTTTGGTGTTTCTTTTGAAAAATATAAATTTGAAAACTCCTTTAATTTAGCTGGGTATGATAATTTTGGTAACCCTAACGGTTACGCAGGTACGTTCTTCTCACCATATTTTAGTGTTCAAGACTTTTTAATTGACGCAGCTAAACCTTTTGCTACAAGTATTATTGCTCAAAATTTAAAATATGCTCAAGATACATTTGATGCAAAAAATTCATTTGGTGTAGGAAAAGATAATGGATGGAAATTAGCGGAATTAAATGTGGGTCAAGTTGCTCTATACGCTCAAGATGATTGGAATATTACCGAGAATTTTAAATTAGCTTTAGGGCTAAGAATAGATAAGCCTTTGTATTTTGATACTTCTGATTTAATTCAAAAATATATTGATACTCAAAATGGATCTACTAGAAACAACAATGTCTTGTATTTTAATCCAAAAACTGGAGCTAACGAACAATTAATTTCTACAACATTACCTACTGATAAATTATTGTGGTCTCCACGATTAGGATTTAATTGGGATGTGTCAGGAGATAAAACTACACAAGTTCGTGGAGGTTCAGGGATATTTACTGGAAAACTTCCTTTTGTATGGTTAGGAAATCAAGTGAGTGGTGCTGATGATGGTTTTTTTCAAATTATGGATAAAAATTTCAAATGGCCACAAGTGTGGAGATCAAGTTTAGGATTGGATCACCGTTTTAAAAATAATTATATTGGAACGTTTGATATAGCGTACAATAAAGATATCAATGGTGTGCATGTTCAAAACTGGGGATTGAGAACTCCATCAGGTACTTTGGCTGGAACTGATGATAGAGCTATTTATAATGCGGCTGATAAAGGAGCAAACAATGCTTACGTAATGACAAATTCTAACAAAGGATATGTTTTAAATACATCTGTTAAGCTTCAAAAAACTTTTGATAATGGCTTGTATGGTAGTGTAGCTTATAATTACTTAGTTGCTAAAGATGTGAATTCTATTGAAGCTGAAATTACGGGTGATGCTTTTGCTTTTAACCCAGCTTTAGGGAATGTAAATAATGCTGTTCTATCTAATTCTAAATATGGAGATACGCATCGTTTTATTGGTGTTGCTTCTAAGAAATGGAAATATGGAGCTAATGATAAATGGGCTACAACAGTATCTACTTTCTTTGAGTATGCTCAAGGAGGTCGTTTTAATTACATCTATGGAGGTGATATTAACAATGATGGCTCAGGAACTAATGATTTGATTTATGTTCCTACTACAGCAGAAATTAATACAATGGCTTTTACTGGAGTTGGTCAAGGAGCTGCTTTTGATGCTTTTATTAGTCAAGATAAATATTTGAGTGAAAGAAGAGGACAATATGCAGAGCGTTATGGTGCTTTGGCTCCATGGAGAGGAAAATGGGATATGAAATTAATTCAAGATTATAATTTTAAACCATCTTCTAGTTCAAATAAAACAAACACAATCCAGTTTAGTGTGGATGTATTAAACGTTGGAAACTTATTGAATTCTGATTGGGGATTAGTTCAGGTACCTACAAGCATTCAACCAATTGGTGTATCTGTAGATCAAACTACAAAAGTACCAACTTATACTTTTAATGGAACTCAGACAAAAACGTTTAATTACGATGCAAGTTTGTTGTCAAGATGGCAAGCACAATTTGGAATTAGATATATTTTCTAA
- a CDS encoding DUF2147 domain-containing protein: protein MKKKITILALFISMVFYGQNHTVIGKWKTIDDETGKAKSIVEIYERSGKIYGKVIDIFDVEKKKNLCVNCPGDEKNKPVLGLVVIKGLVKDGNEYNSGKILDPISGKLYKCFLALEGNDKLKVRGYIGVALFGRTQTWNRVK, encoded by the coding sequence ATGAAAAAAAAGATAACAATACTCGCATTATTTATTTCTATGGTTTTCTATGGTCAAAATCATACTGTAATAGGGAAATGGAAGACTATTGATGACGAAACTGGGAAAGCAAAATCCATTGTAGAAATCTACGAGCGTTCTGGGAAAATTTATGGGAAGGTAATTGATATATTTGATGTAGAAAAGAAAAAAAACTTGTGTGTAAATTGTCCCGGTGACGAAAAAAATAAACCCGTTTTAGGTTTAGTGGTTATCAAAGGACTTGTAAAAGATGGTAATGAATACAACTCAGGGAAAATTCTTGACCCAATTTCAGGAAAATTATACAAATGCTTTTTAGCTCTCGAAGGAAATGATAAACTAAAAGTACGTGGATATATCGGCGTAGCTTTATTTGGAAGAACACAAACCTGGAACAGAGTAAAATAA
- the priA gene encoding replication restart helicase PriA — MHFVEVILPLSLAKTFTYSVSEAEFHYIKIGMRVAVPFGKSKIYTALVIEIHQNKPTLYEAKEIHQIMDEKSIVTEIQIAHWQWIASYYMCSIGDVYRGAMPTALLLESETVISQKTDLVVDTSLLSDDEFLVYEALQQQSSLKVQDIMAILNKKNIFPVIQKLVDKNILVLQEEIQEAYKPKLVRCVRLHKRYESNEGLSELLETLKSANKQKEIVLNYFQLSATEKKPITVKKLVEAANSSSAIVKTLLEKGIFEDYFLQEDRVNFTGKIREDQLRLSLDQQKAFNEIKESLTQKEVCLLHGVTSSGKTEIYIKLIEDYLETGKQILYLLPEIALTTQLVGRLRTYFGNKVAVFHSKYNNNERVEVWNQVLVNSEKAQVVIGARSSLFLPFYDLGFIIVDEEHESTFKQLDPAPRYHARDAAIVLAHSHKAKVLLGSATPSIETYFNAQSKKFGLVEISKRFGNVMMPNIELVDLKDKYFRKKMTGHFSDVLIEAINIALSLGEQVILFQNRRGYSPVIECMTCGHVPQCQQCDVSLTYHKHKNQLRCHYCGYTMAKPTHCHSCSSVDLTTKGFGTEQIEQELMSIFPNSKIGRMDQDTTRGKFGFEKIIDSFKNREMDILVGTQMLAKGLDFDNVSLVGIMNADTMLYHPDFRAFERSFQMMTQVAGRAGRSEKQGKVVIQTYNPNHNTIQQVTNNDYLGMYKEQLYDRQIYKYPPYFRIIKLTLKQRDFDKLKEGSMWLYQVMSQNLNMPVLGPEEPAISRIRNEYIRTIIIKIPQSVSIANTKKTIQKILNSFEAVAQYRAIKVTSNVDFY, encoded by the coding sequence ATGCATTTCGTCGAAGTAATTTTACCACTTTCCTTAGCCAAAACTTTTACCTATAGTGTCTCTGAAGCGGAGTTTCATTATATAAAAATTGGAATGCGAGTTGCGGTTCCTTTTGGGAAAAGTAAAATTTACACGGCATTAGTAATTGAAATTCATCAAAACAAACCCACTTTATACGAAGCAAAGGAAATTCATCAAATTATGGATGAAAAATCCATTGTAACTGAAATTCAAATAGCACATTGGCAATGGATTGCATCCTATTATATGTGTTCTATTGGTGATGTATATCGTGGCGCGATGCCAACTGCACTTTTGCTGGAAAGCGAAACTGTAATTTCTCAAAAAACGGATTTGGTTGTAGATACAAGCTTACTTTCAGATGATGAGTTTTTAGTTTACGAAGCCTTGCAACAGCAAAGTTCATTAAAAGTGCAGGATATAATGGCTATTTTAAATAAGAAGAATATTTTTCCTGTTATTCAAAAATTAGTAGATAAAAATATATTAGTATTACAAGAAGAAATACAGGAAGCCTATAAACCTAAGCTGGTTCGCTGCGTTCGTTTACATAAAAGATATGAATCAAACGAAGGATTAAGCGAGTTATTAGAAACGCTTAAGAGTGCCAATAAACAGAAAGAAATTGTTTTAAATTATTTTCAATTGAGCGCTACTGAGAAAAAGCCAATTACAGTAAAAAAACTGGTAGAAGCGGCTAATTCTTCTTCGGCAATTGTTAAGACATTGCTTGAAAAAGGGATATTTGAAGATTATTTTCTTCAGGAAGATCGAGTAAATTTTACAGGAAAAATCCGTGAAGATCAATTGCGATTGAGTTTAGATCAGCAAAAAGCTTTTAACGAAATCAAGGAGAGTTTAACTCAAAAAGAAGTGTGTTTGTTGCATGGTGTTACTTCGAGTGGAAAAACAGAAATTTATATTAAGCTTATTGAAGATTATCTAGAAACAGGAAAACAAATCTTGTATTTGTTGCCTGAAATTGCCTTGACTACTCAATTAGTTGGTCGTTTGCGAACTTATTTTGGTAACAAAGTAGCAGTTTTTCATTCGAAATACAATAATAACGAACGTGTTGAAGTTTGGAATCAGGTTTTGGTAAATTCAGAGAAAGCACAGGTTGTAATAGGAGCGAGGTCATCGTTGTTTTTGCCTTTTTACGATCTCGGATTCATAATAGTTGATGAAGAACACGAGTCTACTTTTAAACAATTAGATCCAGCACCGCGATACCACGCGCGAGACGCGGCCATAGTTTTGGCTCATTCTCATAAAGCAAAAGTACTTTTGGGTTCGGCTACTCCAAGTATTGAAACGTATTTTAATGCTCAATCGAAAAAATTTGGGCTAGTCGAAATTTCGAAGCGATTTGGGAATGTAATGATGCCAAATATTGAGTTGGTGGATTTAAAAGATAAATACTTTCGTAAAAAAATGACTGGGCATTTTAGTGATGTTTTAATTGAAGCAATAAATATCGCTTTGTCATTAGGGGAACAAGTTATTTTGTTTCAAAACAGACGGGGATATTCGCCTGTAATAGAGTGTATGACTTGTGGTCATGTACCCCAATGTCAGCAGTGTGATGTGAGTTTAACCTATCACAAACATAAAAATCAGTTGCGTTGTCATTATTGTGGATATACGATGGCAAAGCCTACACATTGTCATTCGTGTTCCAGTGTCGATTTGACTACTAAAGGTTTTGGAACGGAACAAATCGAACAAGAATTAATGTCTATTTTTCCAAATTCAAAAATTGGTAGAATGGATCAGGATACCACCAGAGGAAAATTTGGATTCGAAAAGATTATCGATAGTTTCAAAAATAGAGAAATGGATATTTTAGTTGGAACACAAATGCTGGCCAAAGGATTGGACTTTGATAATGTGAGTTTAGTGGGAATTATGAATGCTGATACTATGTTGTATCATCCTGATTTTAGGGCTTTCGAGAGAAGTTTTCAAATGATGACTCAAGTTGCAGGAAGAGCTGGGCGTTCTGAAAAACAAGGAAAAGTTGTTATACAGACCTATAATCCCAATCATAATACAATACAGCAAGTTACTAATAATGATTATTTGGGTATGTATAAAGAACAATTGTATGACCGCCAGATATATAAATACCCGCCGTATTTCAGAATTATAAAGCTTACTTTGAAACAGCGTGATTTTGATAAATTAAAAGAAGGTTCGATGTGGTTGTATCAAGTGATGAGTCAGAATCTGAATATGCCGGTGCTGGGACCCGAAGAACCTGCAATCAGCAGAATTAGGAATGAATATATACGTACAATTATAATTAAAATCCCTCAAAGTGTATCAATTGCAAACACAAAAAAAACTATCCAAAAAATATTGAATAGTTTTGAAGCTGTTGCTCAATATAGAGCAATAAAAGTTACATCAAACGTCGATTTTTATTAA